Below is a genomic region from Rhinolophus sinicus isolate RSC01 linkage group LG11, ASM3656204v1, whole genome shotgun sequence.
agaaTTGTGTAACTGCTCCAAGCCTTacttttctaatctgtaaaatgggttttgTAATAGTATCTCCTTCATTCGGTTGCTCAAAGTATGAAATGAGCTAACACCTAACTTAAAACAGCGCTTGGTGAATGAATATCTCGAAGCTTTGTTTTTCACTAAGCCTTGCTTCAGGAATTGCCTCTCTACCTCTCCAACTTATCTTTCTGCACTTGTCCCAGTAGACTTTAAAAGCAGGCTATGCCAGAGTATTCCCCATGCCCAACAAACTATATTACTTGTGTAATATTGCTTGCCCAACCTTCATGATCTTTCAAAACCTAATTCAGATACTACTCCTAGGACACCCCACACCGTCAGTCCTTCTCGGCCTCCTCCCTAGAGGTCCCCAGTTCCTCCCTTAACCACAACCTTGATCCTTCTCTCAGCTCTGTGTCTGAATCTGTCTCCCCCAACACACTGGGACAAGGCTAGGATCTAACCCATTAATTTAATATTGATTTAACAAGTACTTGTGAGCAGGCACAGTACTTGGTACTATGAGTTAGGCCCTGTTCCAGGAAAGTGGTTTGAGGCAAAACATAAATAAGACTAATCTATCTCAGTATCAACCTACCTAGAAGGAATGAATAGATAGGAAGGTCCCATCTGGGAATACAGCCAGGTCTAGGGGTGTGGTCCCCTAGAACAGGGAGATTGGGAAGACGTATGGTCTTCCTCAACTCTTCAACCTTAGGTGGCCTTGGCTGTGGATGTGGGTTTCAGAGCCCAGACACCCAGCTGAAGTTGTTGGTCCGCAGTAGGTTTAGGAAGGGGAGAACAGGCCGCAGATCTGCAAGATGAGCTGCTGCGGGAGGTTCGCCAGGCTGGACCTGGGCCTTGCATCGTctctaatttcctttctttttttgaaccTTCTTCTGCCCTCCTTGCAGGGCCAGTGATGTCCGTAATGCAAAAACGTGTAGTTTAGATTTGATGCCACAAAACTGCTGTTTTTGAGCAGGGGAGGCCCTTGAGCAGATAAGCTCACTAAAGTCCTGGAGCCGCCTTAGAGTGTCTCCTTACAACAGAGCCTCTAATTTTCACATTTTGCCATCTTCCTTTACTCTCTTACACATCAGTAAAAACTGAGAGCGTCCCCTCCTAGCCAGGTGCATACGAGCCACCCCTTCAAGGGATCCAAGAATGGACTTGtccactcactcccctccccccaccacgtgaatgggacacacacacacacacacacacacacacacacacacacacacgagttccTTCCTCACATTTCTAGCCCTTCAGCAAATGGTTTCTTCCCACGAGGCAGGGCACTAGGTTTTCCCCGCCCACTCTCGGCCTTTCAGGTAGTTCACTCCACCCGGTGACTCCAGTGGGGtggtttcttcctcctctccccatggGTGGTGGATGGTCTcgcctccccccatccccaggtGCCGGTGTAGGCTAGATGCCCCGGCCCAGGCCAGAGAGTGGGACGCGCCCAAGCGGGAAGCACCGGACGAGCTCACTGCGCGGCCGCCGCGGGGGAAGCAACCGTTTCTGATCCACCTCCCCTCCTAAGTGAAGACTTCCGCCCCTGGAGAGGAGGCGGCGCCCGGGACCGGCCGTCGTCCACCGCGGGACTGCGGGCGTCCGGAAGGTCCATTGTTGCCTGAAGGGGTAAGGGTGGGCGTGGCGGAGCCACCTATTTCGAGAACACTCCAGGGCCGACCTCGCTCGCTCTTCCTGCAGGAGCTGCGGCGCCAAGATGAGCGGAGAGGGCAACCCGGCCAGCAAACCCACGCCAGTGCAGGACGTGCAGGGCGACGGGCGCTGGATGTCCCTGGTGAGCGAACCCACCCGTGACACTCAGGaatcggggtgggggtggggggctcaggAATTCAGCTGGTTTGTGCGGCTGTCACTACCTGATTGGAAAACTGAGGGCAGTTGGGGTGGTGCTGCCTAAGGAAGCAGGGCGGGGCGGGCCCAGCAGCGCGCGCGTGCCACTGACTCCCCCTTGTTCGTCCCCGCAGCACCACCGGTTCGTGGCAGACAACAAAGATAAGGAACCCGAAGTCGTCTTCATCGGGGACTCTTTGGTCCAGCTAATGCATCACTGCGAGGTGAGGCCCGTCTTCCTTCTCCTGCCCCACCCAGGCCTGGGTTCTCACTGACACACTTGGATGAAACCTCAGGCCAGGCGGGATTTGAGGTACCTGAAATATCCTCAGATAGCGCCCAGAACCCAGAATCTCCGTGTAAGGTACAACATTCTACTCAGAAGGAAATGTGTACCCTGGCTATGTCAGGCTGGGGTTGTGTATAGTGAGCTAAGGTGAGGAGGCTCTTTATTGTTTGCTTAATGGATTTGGATTTCCAAAGCTATTGTCCTTTCCACGAAGTGAAGGCCAACTGTAATAGCTCTTCACAAAGGGGGCTTGATTATAATATCTTTCCACTAAGCAAGGTTAAACCCTAATGGATTTCCTCAAAATGACGTTCAGCTGTTGATTCAATGCATAGCTCAAGCAGAATGGGTTTCTATAAAGTGAGTCTGTCTTCTATGGGGTTCTGTGAATGGGAGACTATAATAGATTTGCATAAAGTGAGGTTTGACCATATTGGGGTTTGCTCAAGGTGAAATTTAACCAGACTGTTTCCATGAAACGAGGCTCTTCCATAATGACATTTGGTTAACATTTGGACCCCGGGTGCTGGTCCATGCTTGATAGTGCGCCTGTGCCCACACCACTTCTTGCCTACAGATCTGGCGGGAgcttttctctcctctgcatGCACTTAACTTTGGCATTGGCGGTGATGGCACACAGCATGTGCTATGGCGGCTGGAGAACGGGGAGCTGGAACACATCCGGCCCAAGGTGAGCAGGGCTTGGGTGGACAACTAAAGCCCCCCTAGCCTGCCCCCTCACTATTGCTTCACGCCTCTTTCCACAGATTGTGGTGGTGTGGGTGGGTACCAACAACCATGGGCACACAGCAGAGCAGGTGGCTGGTGGCATCCAGGCCATCGTGCAACTGGTGAACGAGCGGCAGCCCCAGGCCCGAGTCGTGGTGCTGGTaaggaggagggagggcgggGAAAGAAGAATGGCAGTGGTCTGAGACCCCCTCCGGTGTAATCACAGGAGGCACAGTTCTGGGCAGCTTGGCACAGAGCAGTGGCTTTCAGGCAAAATTTCACATTGAAGCTTGCTACACCCATCAGAGCAGCTGTGGATAACAAGATGTTCAGGGACCAAGCAGCACCTTTTGCGCAGGGGAGCACTGGAGATTCTGGGGTGTCAAAAACTCGAATAACCGAAAGTTGTCAGTCATTCCTGGGGTGAATCTAGGCTCCATCACTTCTACCTCGGACGTTATTTCCTCTCTGAAAGAGGGGTTGACCCCTTGCCATTATGTCAACATTTTTATGAGCAGTACTTAGAAAGACACTAGCATCAGGTTGTTACTGAATTGGCTCAGACAGGACATCAGGCACTACAACTACCCTTCCAGTCCTCTAGTTTCCCATCCCTTCTGTATTCTGCAGCTGGGGACTTCACGGTGGGGGTTGGAAAAGTTTGACAGAGATGCTGATCAGACCCCCATGTTGGTAGGATGTCTTCTCACAACTCTTGGTGCCCCTCCTCAGGGCCTACTTCCGAGGGGCCAGCATCCTAACCCACTTCGTGAGAAAAACCGACGGGTGAACGAGCTGGTACGGGAGGCATTGGCTGGCCATCCACGTGCCCACTTCCTAGATGCCGACCCTGGCTTTGTGCACTCAGATGGCACCATAAGCCACCATGACATGTATGATTACCTGCACCTGAGCCGCCTGGGCTACACACCTGTCTGCCGGGCCCTGCACTCCCTGCTTTTGCGCCTACTGGCCCAAGACCAGGGTCAGGGTGTCCCCCTGCCAGAGCCCACCCCCTAAACATCTGCCTTCCTGCAACATTAAATTCTTATTCTTCAGTCTCCCGTCCCATTTCCTGCTTCGTGGCCAAGCCCATCTGGGTACGTCAACTTCAGCCCTGATCTATGACCCTGCAGTTCTACAATGTGTTGTTTCTGCCGAGGGCAGGCGTCACCAAACCATTAAGGCACTCTGGTTCTTGGAGTCACGTGGATTTCTACCATCACAGTAGTGCCCCAGGCAATCACTACCAATCAGTAACAGTATGTGAAAGCAGTTTGCCATCACTACCCTATAGGGTTAGGGTCACGCAATTATTCTGGGAACAGTGGCCCAACAGTCTAAGCCCAGCTCCCAAAGAAGGCCCCCCTTCTTCGCACACAGGTTTCCTGGCTGGAACTTCTGGTGCTCTGATCCTAGTTTAGATACCACTTCCTGTGGAATCTTTCTGACCCTCCCACCCACAGCAACCTCCACAGAGGGTACACATCTGTCCCCCGCAGGGGCACTGTCCACAGGCTCAGAGGGGTGTAACCCAGCAGTTCCTGGCCTGACTGTGGTGCTAGCTCAGGCCACATGGGGGCAGCAGGGGTCACCGAGGACACCGCAGCACTTGGGGGTGGGGTCTTCCAGCCTAGTGCCATCTCTGGGCTGAGACCTGTCAGGTCCAACTGGAACTTCCAAAGTTCTGAGCTGTTGCATCATCACAGCTAGGCCTTCCCCAAGCCCAGGTGTGCTGGATGGCTGGGAAAGAGGCCGAGTAGGCGTCAGGACTCCCTGAGCACCAAGCCTGGAGAGGGGCTGCCCTGTCCACAGTTAAGTCAGGGACCTGGGCCCATGGGGTCCCTCTGATGTTGGAAGGGGGTGGTCCTGGCATTGCTCTCCTCACCTCACTGGGGGGAAAATGTATAGCTCCATGGCCATCTGGGGGCAGGACTGGTACAACCAACATCCCTTCTCCCTTTACAGTGGGCAGCCACACAGGTGTGTTAAACAGCTTTAATCTCGTCATTGCGGCTTCTCGGCACAGTAAGAAATATTGCACATGATCAACATGTTTTGTTCTAGGGATGGGGACAAGGGTAGGGGAATCACCTTCTTAGAAAGTACAACCCAAGTTGGgagggcaggggggtggggagagaaaccTCCCCATGCCTGTGGCAAAGTGcaggagcccccacccccaaactaaCCTGAGTCCAGCCCCTCTGGGGGAAAAAGGGGTGCATGAACTCCCCCCTACTCCACAGACGCCTCCCTGTGGCCCAAGGCCCTCATTACCCTCCGCTTGCAGCCCTCACGCGAGCCATTTTGCATAAAGTACAAGTGAAAAGGTCTGAAGGTAACACACTCCAGGTTATGTACAGGGGCTCGGTGGAGGGAGACTGTGCCCCTGCTTCCTCTCAGCTGTCCCCCATCAcagggagggggctgtgggggGACAGGGATAGACAAGAGCAGGCTCATTCCGTCCCAAAATCGAAAGGACGAAATGGCTTTATTGGGGAGGGGGTAACCATCCTGCCCCCCCAATTCCTGCCACCTATATACTATCCATGTCCTGAGGGGGGTACTGTGGGTCCTGGGATCTCAGGGCCCCTCACCTGCCTGTGGCAGCTGTGGAGGGACCAGGGGGcggtggggagggctggggggcCCCCTCCCAGCCAGGCTGTCCGGGCCCTGGCTCTGGGGGTGGAGGCAATGGTGGGGCAGCTGGGGCTGTGCCAGAGTCCGAGCCAGGTGAGGTGGGGTCAGGGCCCCCAGCAGGGCTGGGAGTGAGGACAGGGCCGGAAGTGGAGCCAGTGGGGGGCGGTCCAGGGAGGGGCGCCTCGGCTCCCGGGGGCTGCTCCGTGGGAGTGGCCGCCTGCATAATCTTCTGCCGCACCTCACGGATCTTCAACTGCAGACAGACCTTGGAGGGGAAGATGTCTGCGTAGCGGGCCTGGAAGGCTGCCGTGGCCTGGGCTGGGGACAGAAGGAcggtggagggtggggaaggcaggGTGAGATGGGCAGGCAGGTCCTGTCCAAGTGCCCCCCAAGACTCTAAGACATGCTTACCTGATGGAAAGAAGCCGTGGTCCTGGAAGAGCTGCATGACCAGGGCCCGGCGCTGGTCCAGGGTGCGCCGCAGTGACGAGTATGGCACCTTCTCGTATTCCAGCTCCCCGAGGACATCCTCGGCTTCTGTACCTGGGAGCAATGCAGGGAACACGGTCAAGGCTACTGCAGAAGCCTGGCCACCCCACTCCCACACCAGTGTCTGAGAGTCCACCCAGCCCTCACTGAATTCTATTTCACAGCAGGGTTCCAAAAGGGGACCCACCCAAGATCATGTGGTGGCAGTGTGGGGGCCTGTTGGACTCTAGAATCCATCCTTGACCTGCTGTCCCTTTCTCTCAGCAAcacccaccccacctctcccATCTCTAACCCTGTTCCCAAGACACGCCCCCCTTGCAGGCCCTGGGTCCCCCACAGCCCCACCCGCCAAGGCACCGGCACCTGTGCGGTCAAAGGTGAAGATGTCCCCCTCGCACTTGGCACTCTTGGGGGTGTTGGGCTCTGAGCTGCAGCTGGAGCGTCTCCTCATCTTGCGTTTGGGCGAGGTGGGGTCCTCAGGGGCCGAGTCCAGGTCTGGCGAAACAAGCAGGCTCAGAGGTGGCCCCAGTCTGTCCCCAGCCTACCCCAGGGGTCCCAAGTTTGCCTACCAGTGGAGTTCTTCCTTTTCTTGCGGTAGGAGCCAAGGATGGCCCGGGGCGAGGTGGCCAGAGACTGCAGGGTGGGCGAGGGCAGAACCTCCTCCGGCCGAAACTCAGGCAGCTCTGCAAAGCGCTCTTCAAAGTCTACCTCAGACAGGACCCTGCTGGAGAGCGGGCAGGGTCACCACCCCTGCCCAGCCTGTAGCCACCCTCTCTGCCACCAACCCCACAGGCTGTGCCACAGCTCCCAGCCCATGCTCACTTGTCCACAGAGTCAAAGGTCTTCTTCAGGGGCGGGGGCCGCACCTTCACTTTCTTGCCAGTACTAGCCGCCTCCTTGCGCTCAGGAGTGTCCCCGGCTGCCCTGCCACTACTGCcctcactgctgctgctgctgctaccaggggctggggctggagctggggctgggctgggaggagtGGGAGGCTCCCCACGGCtctccaggcccagcccagggaCGCGCCAATCTGAAGATGAGCTGGGAAATTtgctggcctggggtggggatggcAAGGAGATGGAGGAACTGAGTTCAGACTTGCTGGGGCCAAACCCAGAAACAGAGATGGATGTGGACTGCCCCAGACAGAGCCTTGGAGATGGCCCAGTCACACAAACAGGAGGGACGGGTCACAGTTTGGACAGGCGTATAGGGAAGGGCAGGACagaaaaacaggcagtgggccaagGAGTAgagcccagcagcagcaggagcccCCAGGCCTGCCAGGCACTCACCATGGTCTCAGGGGCCTTGGTGCTGGTCCGCTCCTCAGCAGACAAGGGTGGCGGGGGGCTGCTCCGGGCAGTGGGAGCCCACGTCTctgggggaggtggaggggcTGGCGTTGTAGGCTGCCCCTCAAGCTCGGACTCAGGGGCAGCAGTCTCACGGGCTGTGCCAGGCTCCGAGGACTGCCGGGGTGCAGAGCCAGGCCGCCCAGGGGCACCTGCCTCAAAGGAGCCCACAGGAATGTTGGCAATGGCTGCCTTCACTTTCTGGGGGGCCTTGGGGGTTGGCCGCTGGGCCTTGGGGGCCACTAAGCTGTAGGTCATGGAGCCTGCTGGTGGGGAGAAGAACATTTGCTGAGCCAGGCCTGACTGGAGCCCATCCACTGGGTCCCCCAACTCACCCCACCCTGAGTTGGCCCAACACCCACCTGTGGCACTAGGGTAAGGGCTGGTAGGGGCCGgggtggcagtggcagtggcaggGGCTGGTGGGCCCTTGGGCAGGATCGTAGCAGCAGGAGGGGTGGTGCTGGTGGCCACAGTGTAGACCAGGCCTGGAGGGGCCTGGGATGGCTGGGCCAGGGGTGCTGAGGATGTGGGTGCGGGACTGCCAGGGTAAAACGCTGTGATGACAGGAGCTCCTGGGGCTGCGCAGGTAGGAggcagctgggggctgggcaCAGGTGACACACCCACCTGGCCAGGAGCCAGCAGCGGGGCCTGGCCTatggaaaaggaaacaggagaggCAAGAGCCCAAGTTAGGACCTGGGCTGCCTCAGCCCCACCCTGGGTCCCTAGCACTGCCTGCCAGGCTGCCCCTCACCTGAAAGCAGGGGCTGCACGAAGGCAGGGCCGCTGGGCCCCAGCGAGGTGAAGCCTAGGGCTACCGAGCTTGTGGGCCCATACGATGTGACTGTTCCAGCCTGGCTGGATGCAGAGCTGGTGCCCAAAGGCAGCGTGTGCCCACCTGCTGACTGCACATAGGTGATTCTGccacagggagaggaaagggggaagaGTGAGGCACGCCAGCTCTACCCACCCCGGTTCCTGGGCTGTCCTCCAGGTGAGGGCTCAGCTGCTATTACCTGGTAGAAGAGGGCAGCAGGaccttctgaggctgtgaggtGGGCCCGGGGAGCGTGGCTGGGCTGAGGGGTGGCACCAGGCCGCTGGGCGTGCTCACAGGCACCGGAGTCAGCTGGATGATCTATGGGCAAGGGCACCCACAGGCTACAGTGAGCAGAAgacccagagaggggcaggggggaCCAAGAACTTGGAGGATGGATCTCAGTTAAGACAAGTAGCAGAAAACTTGGGATTGGaacaaagtgaaaaaagtcagCAAAAGGTGGTAGACACACAGAAGGAACAAGGTTGCAGGCACTGAAGCCAGACTTGAGCTGCACAGAGATGCTGAAGGGAAGATGGCAAGAGAGTCCCACAGACAagcaaaaagcaggaaaaaggaagagaaaccaaAGGAAAGGGAGACAGAAATCATGGACACCAATAGCCAGGAGAGGAATGAGGGACAGATGGGGCCACAGGGAGGGTGGACTTCCTTACCTTGCTGGGTGGCTGGGCGCCATTCTGCACAGGTACTGAGAAGGGTGGGCTCACCAGGGGCAGTGGCTGGCTGGCCCCACCACCCCGAACTGACATGCTAGGCGTGGCCAGGGGCACTAGTACCTTCCCAGGCAGCAGCTGGGCTGAGCcacctgggggcggggcctgcacAGGAGAAACCGACTGGGCTGCAAGAGGTGAGAGAGGAGGTTACAAAGGAGTGGAACAGGCCTGTGTCCCGCTCCTTGCgctgcccagcccaggcctcacctttggggggtggggcagaaggtACGGACTGCAAGATAGGGATGCCAGGAGTGGGTGCAGTGGCAGCCAGGACTTTGCCGTTGGTAGAGGTGCCAGGCGGCAAGGTGAAACGGATGCTGGTGGTAGGTGCAGGGCCAGGAGCCGCTGCCTTGGTCCCAGGGGCTGGTGCTGAGGCAGGCGCCACTTGAAGCTGCTGGGGCAGCGTGGGCAGGATATACTGCACCTGGGTGATTCCCCCAGCCTTGCCCAGGGCACCTGGCTGTAGAATACCCAGGGGCACTGGCCCATTGGGGCCACTTCCAGCACCTGCTCCTGAGCCCGCAGTGGCCCCACTACCAGGGGCACCCTGGGCAATGAACTGGACAGCGGAGGGCGCCGGGGCACCATAGCCCGGGGTGCCCACCAGCAGGTTGGTGACAGTGGCAGGAGCCTTCCCCACAGTGCCCAGTAGGGGCCCAGCCACCAAATGTGGGGCTGGTGAAGTGGCTGCTGCCGACTTCTTGTCCGAATATACTAAGCTGACGCCCAGCGGGGAGCCCCCAGGTGCCCGGGACCCAGTGCCCGTTTCAGTCCTGGCACCTGCTGTGTCATTTGGAGACGCTTCTGCCCGGCCAGAGGTGGGGAAGGGCTTGGAGGCGATGGGCACAGGAGTGCTGCTGACAGGCCGCACCACGTTGGTGACCATGGTGGCGGCCGGACGGGACATGGGGGCTGCTGGGGCCCCATAGGCCAGCGATGGGGCTGGAGCTGAGGGTATGCGGCCTCCGCTGCCCTCCCGTTCGTCCTTGTTTGGAGACAGGACCAGTGTCTGCAGGACACTACCTCCCCCACCAGGAGGCGCTGCAATAACTGAGGGGCCCGGTGGCTCCAGGCCTCCCACACTTTCAGGTCTTTTACGCCGGAAGGTGGTAGGATCTGTTGGAAGGAAGCGGGTGGACTTGGAAGGTGTCACTGGGCCCCCTGACCCAGGGAGTGGGGGCCGTAGTGGGCCTGCTGTGCTGCCTTGACCTGACTCCTGGGCCTTGAAGGTCCCTGAGCCCACTGAGAAGGAGGTGGAGGCTGAGGAAGAGGCaggcgaggaggaggaggaagatggggtGGGCCCGTAGCCTTTGCCGAAGGCTGCCGATGGATCTGGGGGCCCTGGGGGCTCAGGGTCCAGTGACGGACGGCAGTGGGTGAAGGAGGAACGGATCACAGGCGAGAAAACCTTCCGGCCAAAGCTCTGGGTGGAAGAGACACGACCGAGTCAGTGAGCCTGGATACCCACATCCTGCTTGCCCCGTCCCGCCAGCAGCCAAGCCAGCCAAAAGTCATCCAGGCTGTGACCCAATACTCCATGGGGCAAGTAGTTCGCCCTCTCcaggcctttctctctctctgtcaacAAACACAGAACAGATCTTCCCCCCTCCTGAAGCTGAGTGGGACCACAGCGCCAAGTCCCAAGCCCTCACCTTGCTGCCCTCTGGGTCCTCCCCAGAGCTGTCTCCGCTCTCACTGTCGGTCACCCGCTCCTTGCACTTGAGGTCAATGTCAGTGGTGCCAAAGCCATCATCAGCTAAGGGAGCAGAGTGAAGAGCATTGGCAAAGGGGTCAAGTGCAGGTCTGGAGAACAGTCTGGATGCCAGGCTTTGGCTTCAGCTCTGCCCCAAGCCCGCAGTAAGTGTTGTCCAAGAAGGCTATTCCTCAGCCCGGGATGTGCCCACCTGCCTGAGGATGTGGGTAACAGCACCTAACACTGCGTGTGCCCAATGGCCTCGCCATGCCTGGGTCCTCCTGGTTTCCTGTCTGGCCAGGGGCTTCCTTCCCAAAGGCAGGGCTGGGCTTACTCAGTAAGGCCTGAACTGAACATGCCTGAGATCATACGCAAATGCGAAAGGATAGACAGGGGCCTGAGAACCTGGATCCAATCTCTGCCCACCCTCCAAACCTGGGCAGGAGTCTGGGCCCTGCAACTGCTCACCaatgacatcatcatccccttcCTCCTCACAGATGACCATGCGTTCCTCATCACTGGTCATGTCCTCACTGGCCGCACGCTGGGAACGGGAGGCTCGGGTGGGCAACAACGGAGGCCGCCCACTGGCCGTCAGGGCACCTCCCTCCCCAGGAGCTGTGAAGGGGGCTGGAGCCCCATACTGGGTAGAAGGCTTCGGGCCAGAGTACGACGCAGGGCCAGACACCATCTGCAGGACAGGTACAGGGAGAGTTTAGCCAGGGCTGTCACCTTGGGAAgccctccctgcctgtctcccccacccccatgtcctGCACCCCAGACCTGAGTCAATTCTTGTAGTGCCTGGCTGTCTACATCTCCGCCATCCAAGCTGTGGACCCCACTGTGGGAAAAGGCTCGAGGGCGGGCTGAGCCAGGGCCCCCGACTGTGTGCAGACGGTCTGCCCCACAGGAGCTGCTCCCCGGAGCCTTGGGGTCTGAGCTCAAAAGGGTCTGGGCAGCCACAGACAGGAGCTCCGAAGACACTgtagagtgaaaaaggaaaaatgctacAGTCACGCAGCCTGTCATCTGCACCTGGATTGGCCAAAACACCCACAGGTATTTCTAGGTACTGGGCAGAATCAAGTTGGAATTCCtgggccacccagcaaagacatGCCACCTATCAGTCCAGCATCTCCTTCCCAATGGTTCCTCCCCCTGGGACTGTAAGGAGCAAGCCCACTGCTCCCCAGGAGGCAGCCCTTCTGACATTAAGAATGCCTAGAGACAGGTTTGTATGGCATTAGCCAGCTAATAACCACTAACccgtctgagcctcagttcccacaTCACATCCCCACCCCGAGTGGTGGACCAACCCACAAGATCGCTCCAGAAAAGCGCctcagcacagtgctgggcacacgCGCCACCCTCAGTCAATAGAAACACCAATGAGGAA
It encodes:
- the CIC gene encoding protein capicua homolog isoform X9 — protein: MYSAHRPLVPASGAASRGLGMFVWTNVEPRSVAVFPWHSLVPFLAPSQPDPSVQPSEAQQPASHPVASNQSKEPAESAAVAHEQLPGGTGNADPGRPPGATCPESPGPGPPHALGGVEPGKGPPPTTEEEAPGPPGEPRLDSETESDHDDAFLSIMSPEIQLPLPPGKRRTQSLSALPKERDSSSEKDGRSPNKREKDHIRRPMNAFMIFSKRHRALVHQRHPNQDNRTVSKILGEWWYALGPKEKQKYHDLAFQVKEAHFKAHPDWKWCNKDRKKSSSEAKPTSLGLAGGHKETRERSMSETGTAAAPGVSSELLSVAAQTLLSSDPKAPGSSSCGADRLHTVGGPGSARPRAFSHSGVHSLDGGDVDSQALQELTQMVSGPASYSGPKPSTQYGAPAPFTAPGEGGALTASGRPPLLPTRASRSQRAASEDMTSDEERMVICEEEGDDDVIADDGFGTTDIDLKCKERVTDSESGDSSGEDPEGSKSFGRKVFSPVIRSSFTHCRPSLDPEPPGPPDPSAAFGKGYGPTPSSSSSSPASSSASTSFSVGSGTFKAQESGQGSTAGPLRPPLPGSGGPVTPSKSTRFLPTDPTTFRRKRPESVGGLEPPGPSVIAAPPGGGGSVLQTLVLSPNKDEREGSGGRIPSAPAPSLAYGAPAAPMSRPAATMVTNVVRPVSSTPVPIASKPFPTSGRAEASPNDTAGARTETGTGSRAPGGSPLGVSLVYSDKKSAAATSPAPHLVAGPLLGTVGKAPATVTNLLVGTPGYGAPAPSAVQFIAQGAPGSGATAGSGAGAGSGPNGPVPLGILQPGALGKAGGITQVQYILPTLPQQLQVAPASAPAPGTKAAAPGPAPTTSIRFTLPPGTSTNGKVLAATAPTPGIPILQSVPSAPPPKAQSVSPVQAPPPGGSAQLLPGKVLVPLATPSMSVRGGGASQPLPLVSPPFSVPVQNGAQPPSKIIQLTPVPVSTPSGLVPPLSPATLPGPTSQPQKVLLPSSTRITYVQSAGGHTLPLGTSSASSQAGTVTSYGPTSSVALGFTSLGPSGPAFVQPLLSGQAPLLAPGQVGVSPVPSPQLPPTCAAPGAPVITAFYPGSPAPTSSAPLAQPSQAPPGLVYTVATSTTPPAATILPKGPPAPATATATPAPTSPYPSATAGSMTYSLVAPKAQRPTPKAPQKVKAAIANIPVGSFEAGAPGRPGSAPRQSSEPGTARETAAPESELEGQPTTPAPPPPPETWAPTARSSPPPPLSAEERTSTKAPETMASKFPSSSSDWRVPGLGLESRGEPPTPPSPAPAPAPAPGSSSSSSEGSSGRAAGDTPERKEAASTGKKVKVRPPPLKKTFDSVDKVLSEVDFEERFAELPEFRPEEVLPSPTLQSLATSPRAILGSYRKKRKNSTDLDSAPEDPTSPKRKMRRRSSCSSEPNTPKSAKCEGDIFTFDRTGTEAEDVLGELEYEKVPYSSLRRTLDQRRALVMQLFQDHGFFPSAQATAAFQARYADIFPSKVCLQLKIREVRQKIMQAATPTEQPPGAEAPLPGPPPTGSTSGPVLTPSPAGGPDPTSPGSDSGTAPAAPPLPPPPEPGPGQPGWEGAPQPSPPPPGPSTAATGR